In Puntigrus tetrazona isolate hp1 chromosome 7, ASM1883169v1, whole genome shotgun sequence, the following are encoded in one genomic region:
- the lingo1b gene encoding leucine-rich repeat and immunoglobulin-like domain-containing nogo receptor-interacting protein 1-B isoform X1, with product MTFLQVTIKMVAREASGHSYLVACWQPILILMLGTVLSGSATGCPSRCECSAQERSVVCHRRKLITLPEGIPTDTRLLDLSKNRLKAINPEEFLNYQHLEELQLNENIISVIEPGAFSNLLGLRILGLRNNKLKLIQLGVFTGLSNLTRLDISENKIVILLDHMFQDLYNLKELEVGDNDLVFISHRAFHGLSSLEQLTMERCNLTSVPTEAFSHLHNLLTLRLRHLNINIIRDFSFRRLYRLKVLEIANWPLLETLTTKSLHGLNITTLSITNCNLTAVPYEAIQHLVYLRFFNLSFNPIEVVEGNKMHNLLRLQAFHLVGGRLVSIEPYSFRGLNYLRVLNVSSNSLSTLEESAFHSVGNLETLALHDNPLACDCRLLWVFRRRWRLNFNRQQPSCESPEFLQGKEFKDFPDVLPPNYFTCQKSKIRDHKAIHRFVDEGTTVQFPCQADGDPAPMIMWQSPKKQFITTKSIGRLSVSPDGTLEVRYAQIQDNGTYTCIAVNAGGNDTRLAHLHVHSYSPNWPHQPNKTFAFISNQPNDNGANGTGATDPFPFDMKTLIIATTMGFISFLGVVLFCLVLLFLWSRGKGNAKPNIEIEYVPRKVDGESSPTEGSHKISMKMI from the coding sequence CAGGTTACCATCAAAATGGTGGCCAGAGAGGCAAGTGGGCACAGCTACCTGGTGGCGTGCTGGCAGCCCATTCTCATCCTGATGCTGGGTACCGTGCTGTCCGGCTCTGCCACCGGCTGCCCCTCTCGCTGTGAGTGCAGTGCCCAAGAGCGATCGGTCGTGTGCCATCGGCGGAAGCTGATCACCCTCCCCGAGGGAATTCCCACTGACACGCGGCTGTTAGATCTCAGCAAGAACCGCTTGAAAGCCATCAACCCGGAGGAATTCCTTAACTATCAACACCTGGAGGAGCTACAGCTCAACGAGAACATCATTTCGGTCATTGAACCAGGGGCCTTCAGCAACCTCCTTGGCTTGCGAATACTGGGGCTACGCAACAACAAGCTGAAGCTGATTCAGCTGGGAGTTTTCACTGGCCTCAGTAACCTCACACGATTAGATATTAGTGAGaataaaattgtcattttgcTGGACCACATGTTTCAAGATCTCTACAACCTGAAAGAACTGGAGGTGGGGGACAACGACCTAGTGTTCATCTCCCACAGAGCCTTTCATGGCCTCAGCAGCCTAGAGCAGCTCACTATGGAAAGATGCAATCTGACCTCTGTGCCAACAGAGGCCTTCAGTCATCTTCACAACCTGCTGACCCTCAGGCTGCGGCATCTCAACATCAACATCATTCGAGACTTTTCCTTCAGGAGGCTGTATCGGCTCAAAGTCTTAGAGATAGCAAACTGGCCTCTTTTAGAAACCTTGACCACAAAGTCCCTCCATGGACTTAACATCACAACCTTGAGTATCACAAACTGCAATCTCACTGCCGTCCCTTATGAGGCCATTCAGCACCTGGTGTACCTTCGCTTTTTCAACCTGTCATTCAATCCGATCGAGGTTGTGGAGGGtaacaaaatgcacaatttgctgagGCTCCAGGCATTTCACTTGGTTGGAGGCCGGCTAGTCAGCATTGAGCCTTATTCCTTCAGAGGACTCAACTACCTTCGGGTTCTTAATGTATCCAGCAATAGTCTAAGCACTTTAGAGGAGTCTGCCTTCCACTCGGTCGGCAACCTGGAGACACTGGCTCTTCACGACAACCCCCTGGCATGCGACTGTCGTCTCCTCTGGGTCTTTCGCCGTCGATGGCGACTTAACTTCAACCGCCAGCAGCCATCTTGTGAATCGCCAGAGTTTTTGCAGGGTAAAGAATTCAAAGACTTCCCGGATGTTCTCCCACCGAATTATTTTACCTGTCAGAAATCCAAGATCCGGGATCACAAAGCCATTCATAGATTCGTGGATGAGGGGACCACTGTCCAATTTCCTTGCCAAGCAGATGGAGACCCCGCTCCCATGATTATGTGGCAGTCTCCAAAAAAGCAATTCATCACTACTAAAAGCATTGGCCGCCTGTCGGTGTCACCAGACGGCACCCTCGAGGTTAGATATGCCCAGATACAAGACAATGGCACATACACCTGTATTGCCGTCAATGCAGGAGGAAACGACACCCGTTTGGCTCACCTACACGTTCATAGCTACTCTCCCAATTGGCCCCATCAGCCCAATAAGACCTTTGCTTTCATCTCGAACCAGCCAAATGATAACGGTGCCAATGGAACTGGTGCAACGGATCCCTTTCCCTTTGATATGAAGACTCTCATTATCGCTACCACCATGGGGTTTATCTCTTTCCTAGGGGTGGTGCTGTTCTGTCTGGTGCTCTTGTTCCTC
- the lingo1b gene encoding leucine-rich repeat and immunoglobulin-like domain-containing nogo receptor-interacting protein 1-B isoform X2, with amino-acid sequence MTFLVTIKMVAREASGHSYLVACWQPILILMLGTVLSGSATGCPSRCECSAQERSVVCHRRKLITLPEGIPTDTRLLDLSKNRLKAINPEEFLNYQHLEELQLNENIISVIEPGAFSNLLGLRILGLRNNKLKLIQLGVFTGLSNLTRLDISENKIVILLDHMFQDLYNLKELEVGDNDLVFISHRAFHGLSSLEQLTMERCNLTSVPTEAFSHLHNLLTLRLRHLNINIIRDFSFRRLYRLKVLEIANWPLLETLTTKSLHGLNITTLSITNCNLTAVPYEAIQHLVYLRFFNLSFNPIEVVEGNKMHNLLRLQAFHLVGGRLVSIEPYSFRGLNYLRVLNVSSNSLSTLEESAFHSVGNLETLALHDNPLACDCRLLWVFRRRWRLNFNRQQPSCESPEFLQGKEFKDFPDVLPPNYFTCQKSKIRDHKAIHRFVDEGTTVQFPCQADGDPAPMIMWQSPKKQFITTKSIGRLSVSPDGTLEVRYAQIQDNGTYTCIAVNAGGNDTRLAHLHVHSYSPNWPHQPNKTFAFISNQPNDNGANGTGATDPFPFDMKTLIIATTMGFISFLGVVLFCLVLLFLWSRGKGNAKPNIEIEYVPRKVDGESSPTEGSHKISMKMI; translated from the coding sequence GTTACCATCAAAATGGTGGCCAGAGAGGCAAGTGGGCACAGCTACCTGGTGGCGTGCTGGCAGCCCATTCTCATCCTGATGCTGGGTACCGTGCTGTCCGGCTCTGCCACCGGCTGCCCCTCTCGCTGTGAGTGCAGTGCCCAAGAGCGATCGGTCGTGTGCCATCGGCGGAAGCTGATCACCCTCCCCGAGGGAATTCCCACTGACACGCGGCTGTTAGATCTCAGCAAGAACCGCTTGAAAGCCATCAACCCGGAGGAATTCCTTAACTATCAACACCTGGAGGAGCTACAGCTCAACGAGAACATCATTTCGGTCATTGAACCAGGGGCCTTCAGCAACCTCCTTGGCTTGCGAATACTGGGGCTACGCAACAACAAGCTGAAGCTGATTCAGCTGGGAGTTTTCACTGGCCTCAGTAACCTCACACGATTAGATATTAGTGAGaataaaattgtcattttgcTGGACCACATGTTTCAAGATCTCTACAACCTGAAAGAACTGGAGGTGGGGGACAACGACCTAGTGTTCATCTCCCACAGAGCCTTTCATGGCCTCAGCAGCCTAGAGCAGCTCACTATGGAAAGATGCAATCTGACCTCTGTGCCAACAGAGGCCTTCAGTCATCTTCACAACCTGCTGACCCTCAGGCTGCGGCATCTCAACATCAACATCATTCGAGACTTTTCCTTCAGGAGGCTGTATCGGCTCAAAGTCTTAGAGATAGCAAACTGGCCTCTTTTAGAAACCTTGACCACAAAGTCCCTCCATGGACTTAACATCACAACCTTGAGTATCACAAACTGCAATCTCACTGCCGTCCCTTATGAGGCCATTCAGCACCTGGTGTACCTTCGCTTTTTCAACCTGTCATTCAATCCGATCGAGGTTGTGGAGGGtaacaaaatgcacaatttgctgagGCTCCAGGCATTTCACTTGGTTGGAGGCCGGCTAGTCAGCATTGAGCCTTATTCCTTCAGAGGACTCAACTACCTTCGGGTTCTTAATGTATCCAGCAATAGTCTAAGCACTTTAGAGGAGTCTGCCTTCCACTCGGTCGGCAACCTGGAGACACTGGCTCTTCACGACAACCCCCTGGCATGCGACTGTCGTCTCCTCTGGGTCTTTCGCCGTCGATGGCGACTTAACTTCAACCGCCAGCAGCCATCTTGTGAATCGCCAGAGTTTTTGCAGGGTAAAGAATTCAAAGACTTCCCGGATGTTCTCCCACCGAATTATTTTACCTGTCAGAAATCCAAGATCCGGGATCACAAAGCCATTCATAGATTCGTGGATGAGGGGACCACTGTCCAATTTCCTTGCCAAGCAGATGGAGACCCCGCTCCCATGATTATGTGGCAGTCTCCAAAAAAGCAATTCATCACTACTAAAAGCATTGGCCGCCTGTCGGTGTCACCAGACGGCACCCTCGAGGTTAGATATGCCCAGATACAAGACAATGGCACATACACCTGTATTGCCGTCAATGCAGGAGGAAACGACACCCGTTTGGCTCACCTACACGTTCATAGCTACTCTCCCAATTGGCCCCATCAGCCCAATAAGACCTTTGCTTTCATCTCGAACCAGCCAAATGATAACGGTGCCAATGGAACTGGTGCAACGGATCCCTTTCCCTTTGATATGAAGACTCTCATTATCGCTACCACCATGGGGTTTATCTCTTTCCTAGGGGTGGTGCTGTTCTGTCTGGTGCTCTTGTTCCTC